Proteins encoded within one genomic window of Pseudomonadota bacterium:
- a CDS encoding type I CRISPR-associated protein Cas7 translates to MNDNIKRATGLLVIEVVNSNPNGDPDRESDPRQRPNGLGEISPVSFKRKLRDLVEDADGEVFNAVCKKLGFIKEDFKILESRGRVRGDIIAEMGEDIKDFNQDKFLKSPFVRKYWDGRIFGNTFLQEGGNKGYIKTGVVQFVMGLSIAPILIQRHTNTNKAGVEEGKTQGMAPLAYRVVEHGVYCMPFYINPSHARKSGCTQKDIDLLKALIPYAYDHTRSAIRPDVRIRHAWYMEHQNSLGSCADWKLIDALAPKRKGDDPEKPSTAWSDYNVPDSLPADLKEKVSFDDLMSNI, encoded by the coding sequence TACCGGCCTTTTGGTCATCGAAGTAGTAAATTCCAACCCTAATGGTGATCCTGACCGTGAGAGTGATCCACGCCAGCGCCCGAATGGTCTTGGTGAAATTTCTCCGGTCTCCTTCAAACGCAAGCTTCGCGATTTAGTCGAAGATGCCGATGGGGAGGTATTTAATGCCGTGTGCAAAAAACTGGGGTTTATTAAGGAGGACTTCAAGATTCTCGAATCAAGAGGCCGCGTTAGAGGGGATATAATCGCAGAAATGGGCGAAGACATAAAGGATTTTAATCAAGATAAATTTTTAAAAAGCCCATTTGTTAGGAAATATTGGGATGGTCGTATTTTTGGAAACACCTTTCTCCAAGAAGGCGGGAATAAGGGATATATCAAAACCGGCGTTGTTCAATTTGTGATGGGGCTTTCGATAGCTCCTATCCTAATTCAACGACACACCAATACAAATAAGGCCGGAGTGGAGGAAGGCAAAACTCAAGGCATGGCCCCCCTTGCCTATCGCGTGGTTGAACATGGCGTTTATTGTATGCCGTTTTACATCAATCCAAGCCATGCACGCAAGTCCGGGTGTACACAGAAAGATATTGATTTGCTCAAAGCGCTCATTCCTTACGCTTACGATCACACCCGTTCTGCAATCCGCCCCGATGTACGCATACGACACGCCTGGTATATGGAGCACCAGAATTCTCTTGGCAGTTGCGCCGATTGGAAATTAATTGATGCTCTGGCTCCAAAACGCAAAGGAGACGATCCCGAGAAGCCTTCGACCGCATGGAGCGATTACAATGTGCCGGATAGTCTTCCGGCTGATTTAAAGGAAAAGG